One stretch of Chryseobacterium fluminis DNA includes these proteins:
- a CDS encoding xanthine dehydrogenase family protein molybdopterin-binding subunit — protein MKNIPSVGKPVSRLEGHLKVTGNAKYAGEYDATDLLYGYVVNSTVTKGKIKSIDTSEIKKMEGVVEVFTHDNRPSTAWFDFQYADMDAPPGIVFKPLKDAEIKYNGQPIALVVAESFETARWAAAKIKVVYETEDFETDLKTNRDKARDPKKGLASLLKPPPPKPTGDFQKEYEKSAVQTDSHFSHGTEHHNPMEMYASTVIYEGKDKLKIYDKTQGTINSQMYVANVFGLKMKNVQVISPFVGGGFGSGLRPQHQLFMAVMASLALKRNVRVTLDRAQMYMIGHRPPTLQHTRFGADKDGKVNAIYHKGIGETSRFEDYVEMVVNWASMLYPAENTLLEHEIVPLDVYSPLDMRAPGGSTGMHAIEVTMDEIAYQLNIDPLELRLINYSEVDKSSDKEYSSKELRKCYLEGAEKFGWNQRNPEPRSMKRGNKLVGYGMATGIWDANRIFGRAEAIMTADGKVEIKSAVTDIGTGTLTIMTQIAADELGLPIEHITFTYADSALPFAPIQGGSFTTATVGPAVQNACQALNKKLFKKAKDLEGSFLKDTAFKDVIFKEGYIVMRDKPEMKLDIKEIFKTNEGKAIRTKNSAMPNPLTYGKKARAVHSAVFVEVEVDEELGVIEVTRAITAVAAGKIINPKTAESQVLGGMIWGISKALHEETILDHQFGRYMNANLAEYHIPVHADIHDLQVIFVEEDDNFVNDLGVKGVGEIGGVGMPPAITNAIFHATGKRIYDLPIHFDRLL, from the coding sequence ATGAAAAATATACCCTCTGTCGGAAAACCAGTAAGTCGTCTTGAAGGTCATCTGAAGGTGACGGGAAATGCAAAATATGCTGGAGAATATGACGCTACGGATTTATTATACGGATATGTAGTCAATAGTACCGTTACCAAAGGTAAAATTAAATCTATCGATACCTCGGAAATTAAAAAAATGGAAGGTGTGGTTGAAGTTTTCACTCATGACAACAGACCTTCTACTGCCTGGTTTGATTTTCAGTATGCAGATATGGATGCACCACCGGGAATAGTTTTTAAGCCGCTTAAAGATGCTGAGATCAAATACAATGGTCAGCCCATTGCCCTTGTTGTGGCAGAAAGTTTTGAAACAGCCCGTTGGGCCGCCGCAAAAATCAAAGTGGTCTATGAAACTGAAGATTTTGAAACAGATCTGAAAACGAATCGTGATAAAGCCAGGGATCCTAAAAAAGGACTGGCCTCTCTGCTGAAACCCCCGCCACCGAAACCTACAGGTGATTTTCAGAAAGAATATGAAAAATCAGCTGTACAGACAGACAGCCATTTCAGTCATGGGACCGAACATCACAATCCGATGGAGATGTACGCTTCTACAGTGATTTATGAAGGAAAGGACAAATTAAAAATATACGATAAAACACAGGGAACCATCAATTCTCAGATGTATGTTGCCAATGTTTTCGGGCTGAAGATGAAAAATGTTCAGGTGATTTCACCATTTGTAGGAGGCGGATTCGGCTCCGGGCTTCGTCCCCAGCATCAGCTCTTTATGGCCGTTATGGCTTCTCTGGCATTAAAGCGGAACGTACGTGTGACGCTGGACCGCGCTCAGATGTACATGATCGGACACAGACCGCCTACTTTACAGCATACCAGATTCGGGGCAGACAAAGACGGAAAAGTAAATGCTATTTATCATAAAGGAATCGGCGAAACTTCACGGTTTGAAGATTATGTGGAGATGGTGGTTAATTGGGCCAGTATGCTTTATCCGGCCGAAAATACTTTACTTGAACACGAGATTGTTCCGTTGGATGTGTACAGTCCGCTGGACATGAGAGCCCCCGGTGGAAGTACAGGAATGCACGCTATTGAGGTTACAATGGATGAAATCGCTTACCAGCTGAACATTGACCCGCTGGAATTAAGACTTATCAATTATTCCGAAGTCGACAAGAGCAGCGATAAGGAATATTCCAGCAAAGAACTCAGAAAATGCTATCTGGAAGGGGCTGAAAAATTTGGCTGGAACCAGAGAAATCCTGAACCCCGGAGTATGAAGCGTGGCAATAAATTGGTAGGATACGGAATGGCAACCGGTATTTGGGATGCCAACCGGATTTTCGGTCGTGCCGAAGCGATTATGACTGCTGACGGGAAAGTAGAAATAAAAAGTGCGGTAACCGATATCGGAACCGGAACACTGACGATCATGACTCAGATTGCAGCGGATGAGCTGGGACTTCCCATCGAACATATTACTTTTACCTATGCAGACAGTGCTTTGCCGTTTGCTCCCATTCAGGGCGGATCATTTACAACGGCAACGGTAGGACCTGCCGTGCAGAATGCATGCCAGGCTTTGAATAAAAAACTTTTTAAGAAAGCAAAAGATCTTGAAGGTTCATTTTTAAAAGACACGGCTTTCAAAGACGTTATCTTCAAAGAAGGATACATTGTAATGCGGGATAAACCCGAAATGAAATTGGATATAAAAGAAATTTTTAAGACCAACGAAGGAAAAGCGATCCGCACAAAGAACTCTGCGATGCCTAATCCGTTAACGTATGGAAAAAAAGCCAGAGCGGTTCACAGTGCCGTCTTTGTGGAAGTAGAGGTGGATGAAGAGCTGGGGGTCATAGAAGTTACCAGAGCCATTACAGCGGTTGCCGCCGGAAAAATTATCAATCCGAAAACGGCCGAAAGCCAGGTCCTGGGAGGAATGATCTGGGGCATCAGTAAAGCCTTACACGAAGAAACAATACTGGACCATCAGTTTGGAAGATATATGAATGCTAATCTGGCAGAATATCACATTCCGGTTCATGCAGATATCCATGATCTACAGGTAATTTTCGTCGAAGAAGATGATAACTTTGTGAACGATCTGGGCGTGAAGGGAGTCGGTGAGATCGGAGGAGTAGGCATGCCTCCTGCGATTACCAATGCCATTTTTCATGCGACAGGAAAAAGAATTTATGATCTTCCGATTCATTTTGACAGGCTACTTTAA
- a CDS encoding FAD binding domain-containing protein, with amino-acid sequence MNNFSYIKASSIDEAVSLTEGNEDHTIIAGGTNIIDLMKYFITEPDTLVDINKIQGIHDIVRLGDGGIQLGALMTNAGTAYHPVIEEKYPLLSKAILAGASAQIRNMATNGGNLLQRTRCYYFYDIHTPCNKRQPGSGCSAIKGYNRIHAILGHNENCIAVFPSDMCVALAALEARVNVSGPEGDRTIEFADFHKLPENTPDIDNTLKRGEIITGIQLPEKGFSKNYSYLKLRDRSSYSFALVSVATGLELENGVIRESRIALGGVSHKPWRVREAEDFLKGKEANAENFAAAADMILNGATGFEHNNFKIKLAKKAIVRNGLMALNPESQRPGAKPSL; translated from the coding sequence ATGAATAATTTTTCTTACATCAAAGCATCCAGTATTGATGAGGCTGTTTCACTGACAGAAGGAAACGAGGATCACACGATCATTGCAGGAGGCACCAATATCATCGATCTGATGAAATATTTCATTACCGAACCGGATACCCTGGTTGACATTAATAAAATTCAGGGAATCCATGACATTGTCCGGCTCGGTGACGGCGGTATTCAGCTCGGTGCTTTAATGACCAATGCTGGTACTGCATATCATCCGGTGATTGAGGAAAAATATCCTTTACTGTCGAAGGCGATTTTGGCAGGAGCTTCTGCGCAGATCAGAAATATGGCCACCAATGGCGGAAATTTATTACAGCGTACAAGATGTTATTATTTCTATGATATTCATACTCCGTGTAACAAAAGACAGCCGGGATCCGGATGTTCTGCCATCAAAGGTTATAACCGTATCCATGCTATTTTAGGTCACAATGAAAACTGTATCGCTGTTTTCCCTTCGGATATGTGCGTGGCACTCGCTGCGCTGGAGGCGAGAGTGAATGTATCCGGACCGGAGGGAGACCGGACCATTGAATTCGCTGACTTTCATAAACTTCCGGAAAATACTCCGGATATCGACAATACTCTTAAAAGGGGAGAGATAATCACAGGAATTCAACTGCCTGAAAAAGGATTTTCAAAAAATTATTCTTATCTGAAACTCAGAGACCGAAGTTCGTACTCTTTTGCCCTCGTGTCAGTAGCGACAGGTCTTGAACTTGAAAATGGAGTGATCAGAGAATCCCGGATTGCGTTGGGCGGCGTTTCTCATAAGCCGTGGCGTGTCAGAGAAGCTGAGGATTTTTTAAAAGGAAAAGAAGCGAATGCTGAAAATTTTGCGGCTGCCGCAGATATGATCTTAAATGGAGCCACCGGATTTGAACACAACAACTTCAAAATTAAATTAGCTAAAAAAGCCATTGTGAGAAATGGGTTGATGGCCCTTAATCCGGAGTCTCAGAGACCGGGAGCAAAGCCTTCATTATAA
- a CDS encoding (2Fe-2S)-binding protein, translating into MRNTGKQSITLKVNGKEHHLEVLPWVSLLDALRENLHFTGTKKGCDHGQCGACTVLIDGKRVLSCLSLCVMKTDAEITTIEGISDGENLHPVQQAFIDHDAFQCGYCTPGQICSAVGLLSEGKAKTREEVQDLMSGNLCRCGANRGIINAVMSVKQNTYE; encoded by the coding sequence ATGAGAAATACAGGAAAACAATCTATTACCCTGAAAGTAAATGGAAAGGAGCACCATCTGGAGGTGCTTCCCTGGGTATCGCTTCTTGATGCTTTACGGGAAAATCTGCATTTTACCGGAACCAAAAAGGGCTGTGACCACGGCCAGTGCGGGGCCTGCACGGTTCTTATCGACGGTAAGAGGGTGCTCAGCTGTCTTAGTCTGTGCGTGATGAAAACCGATGCTGAGATTACTACCATTGAAGGAATTTCAGATGGCGAAAACCTCCATCCTGTTCAGCAGGCTTTTATCGATCATGATGCCTTTCAGTGCGGATACTGTACTCCGGGACAGATTTGCAGTGCGGTCGGGCTGCTGTCTGAAGGTAAAGCCAAAACCCGGGAAGAGGTTCAGGACCTGATGAGCGGAAACTTATGCAGATGTGGCGCCAACAGGGGAATTATTAATGCTGTCATGTCAGTTAAACAAAATACATATGAATAA
- a CDS encoding xanthine dehydrogenase family protein molybdopterin-binding subunit has protein sequence MGLLELLKIKSKRPEGRVEGVEKVTGKGKYAAEYEVKNICYAVLVNSTVPSGRIQSITVDKAKQVEGVLDIITHLHKPAVPGMATEDKIKEAKFGLPVFHTDKIFFKGQPIAMVIAETLEDATFAASLVEAEYQKDDFAVDFNAARESVPLKAEGKERGGFNTWQSLPLIIDQQYNIRADVHNPMEMHATIAHWTGHDTLRLYDKNQGVNNVQKTFAKLFGLPEKNVEVFSEFVGGGFGSGLRVWPHVLASVMAAKQVNRPVKLMLTRSQMFVATGYRPASWQRIKLGSDQSGNLLGILHQAKNETSVYENFNDGITRVTRLIYKFPNLKTEAATVPLNLSTPTWMRGPGDCTGVFALESAIDELSYRLKMDPVELRLKNISLEKHPDSNLPWSTHFLDEGLKRGAEMIGWNARKAVPASVTDGDWYIGYGMAVGMWNAGRRESQAAIVLHKDGSVMVQTAMTDIGTGTGTGMQNIAHEITGIPKNKIHIELGNSTLPPAPSQGGSTGLSSVSGAVYEASTQLKQKVAEYAASLSESFKGAVSENILLTDTGISLKNNSDATVSFADLFEKNHLDEIRLEVTSKPGSEREKFAFCSSSAHFCKVRVNKRTGKVKVEKLAVMADGGKIINSQAAANQMSGAAVGGIGMALMEENQIDSRLGTLIGNDLAGYHFAVNADAPIIEVDFINKPDPHINPSGAKGLGEVGIIGTAPAIANAIYNAIGVRMRDLPITPDKILMALSR, from the coding sequence ATGGGATTACTGGAATTACTGAAAATTAAATCCAAAAGACCGGAAGGTCGTGTTGAAGGAGTAGAAAAAGTGACCGGAAAGGGGAAGTATGCGGCTGAATATGAGGTGAAAAATATCTGTTATGCTGTATTGGTCAACAGCACAGTTCCTTCCGGCAGAATACAATCCATTACAGTAGATAAAGCCAAACAGGTCGAAGGCGTTCTTGATATTATTACCCACCTTCACAAACCTGCAGTGCCGGGTATGGCGACGGAAGACAAAATTAAGGAAGCCAAGTTCGGGCTGCCTGTTTTTCATACGGATAAAATCTTTTTTAAGGGCCAGCCTATTGCTATGGTGATTGCCGAAACCTTAGAGGATGCTACTTTTGCAGCCTCGTTGGTAGAAGCAGAATATCAGAAAGATGATTTTGCTGTTGATTTTAATGCTGCCAGAGAATCAGTTCCTTTGAAAGCCGAAGGAAAGGAAAGGGGAGGTTTTAATACCTGGCAGAGCCTGCCACTGATTATCGATCAGCAATACAACATCAGGGCAGATGTGCACAATCCTATGGAAATGCATGCTACCATTGCCCATTGGACAGGACATGATACTTTACGGCTGTATGATAAAAACCAGGGAGTAAACAATGTTCAGAAAACATTTGCGAAATTATTCGGGCTTCCTGAAAAAAATGTTGAGGTATTCAGTGAATTCGTAGGCGGCGGCTTCGGTTCCGGACTTAGGGTCTGGCCTCACGTCCTGGCTTCCGTTATGGCTGCAAAACAGGTAAACCGTCCCGTAAAATTAATGCTCACCCGTTCCCAGATGTTCGTTGCGACCGGATACAGGCCTGCTTCATGGCAGAGAATTAAATTGGGGTCGGATCAGTCAGGAAATCTTTTAGGAATTCTGCATCAGGCCAAGAATGAAACTTCAGTCTATGAAAACTTTAACGACGGCATTACCCGGGTTACCAGACTGATTTACAAATTTCCCAACTTAAAAACTGAAGCAGCCACTGTTCCCCTAAATTTAAGCACCCCAACCTGGATGCGCGGTCCGGGGGACTGTACCGGAGTATTCGCTCTGGAATCTGCCATAGATGAATTGTCTTATCGGCTGAAAATGGATCCTGTAGAGCTGAGACTGAAAAATATTTCCCTGGAAAAACACCCGGACTCGAACCTGCCATGGTCTACCCACTTTCTCGACGAAGGATTGAAAAGAGGGGCCGAAATGATAGGATGGAACGCCAGAAAAGCAGTTCCTGCAAGCGTTACCGATGGAGACTGGTATATCGGATACGGAATGGCTGTCGGCATGTGGAATGCCGGGAGAAGGGAATCGCAGGCAGCCATTGTACTGCATAAAGACGGCAGTGTGATGGTACAGACTGCGATGACGGATATCGGGACCGGTACGGGAACAGGAATGCAGAATATAGCCCACGAAATTACAGGAATACCAAAAAATAAAATCCATATTGAACTGGGAAATTCCACCCTTCCTCCGGCACCAAGTCAGGGAGGGAGTACAGGTTTATCATCTGTGAGCGGGGCGGTATACGAGGCGAGTACTCAACTTAAGCAAAAGGTAGCAGAATATGCAGCATCACTTAGTGAAAGTTTCAAAGGTGCTGTTTCCGAAAATATCCTTCTCACCGATACAGGCATCAGCTTAAAAAATAATTCTGATGCTACCGTCTCTTTTGCAGATCTGTTTGAAAAGAATCATCTGGATGAAATACGTCTTGAAGTTACTTCAAAGCCTGGAAGCGAACGGGAAAAATTTGCTTTCTGCTCATCCTCGGCACATTTTTGTAAGGTGCGGGTGAATAAGCGTACCGGAAAAGTAAAAGTGGAAAAGCTTGCTGTCATGGCAGACGGCGGGAAAATCATCAACAGTCAGGCAGCGGCGAACCAGATGTCCGGAGCAGCAGTGGGAGGTATCGGAATGGCACTGATGGAGGAAAACCAGATTGATTCCAGATTAGGGACATTAATCGGTAATGATCTGGCAGGATACCACTTTGCAGTCAATGCTGATGCACCTATTATAGAAGTAGATTTTATTAACAAACCTGATCCTCATATCAATCCTTCCGGGGCAAAAGGTCTGGGAGAGGTAGGAATCATCGGGACGGCACCGGCAATAGCTAATGCCATCTATAATGCGATTGGTGTCCGGATGAGAGATTTACCGATCACGCCGGATAAGATCCTCATGGCATTATCCCGTTGA
- a CDS encoding FAD binding domain-containing protein — protein MRPFNFEKVKSAAEASAMKSAVSQYIAGGTNLVDLMKKNIAQPEKLIDITTALSDTIEDQNTGLKIGAMASNRKVADDKAVIEKFPLISKAILAGASPQIRNMASTAGNLLQRTRCPYFYDITTPCNKRKPNSGCSAIGGANRMSAVAGYNEQCVAVHPSDFCIALAALDATVTAQTKDHKEIKIPFTDFHKLPENTPWLDNNLPQDAIITHIEIPANAFSRHSAYVKLRDRTSYAFALVSVAAALNLDGKRIKDARLASGGVAHKPWRWFEAEKFLQGKRATEEAFEEAARLAVKDLKPLSENGYKIPMLQGAMITALKNSMNQ, from the coding sequence ATGAGACCATTTAATTTTGAAAAAGTAAAATCTGCTGCTGAAGCTTCTGCCATGAAATCAGCTGTCAGTCAGTATATCGCAGGAGGAACCAATCTGGTGGACCTGATGAAAAAAAATATTGCTCAGCCAGAGAAACTGATTGATATAACCACGGCACTTTCTGACACTATTGAAGATCAGAATACCGGTCTGAAGATCGGGGCAATGGCAAGCAACCGTAAGGTGGCGGATGACAAAGCGGTGATTGAGAAATTTCCGCTTATTTCCAAAGCCATTCTTGCGGGAGCCTCCCCTCAGATCAGGAATATGGCAAGCACAGCAGGAAATTTACTGCAGCGGACCAGATGTCCTTATTTTTATGATATTACCACTCCCTGTAACAAGAGGAAGCCTAACAGCGGATGCAGCGCCATCGGAGGAGCCAACCGGATGAGTGCCGTGGCAGGGTATAATGAGCAGTGTGTTGCCGTTCACCCTTCAGATTTCTGTATCGCTTTGGCTGCTCTGGACGCAACGGTAACTGCGCAGACAAAAGATCATAAGGAAATTAAAATTCCGTTTACGGATTTTCATAAGTTGCCTGAAAATACCCCATGGCTTGATAATAATCTACCGCAGGACGCTATCATTACACATATTGAGATTCCGGCTAATGCATTCAGCAGACATTCCGCTTATGTTAAGTTAAGAGACCGTACCTCCTATGCCTTTGCTTTAGTATCCGTTGCAGCAGCATTAAATCTGGACGGGAAAAGAATAAAAGATGCCCGTTTGGCATCAGGAGGCGTAGCCCATAAACCTTGGCGCTGGTTTGAGGCTGAAAAATTTCTGCAGGGAAAACGGGCGACAGAAGAGGCCTTTGAGGAGGCGGCAAGATTAGCGGTCAAAGATCTCAAACCACTGTCTGAAAACGGATATAAAATACCCATGCTTCAGGGAGCTATGATAACAGCATTAAAAAATAGTATGAATCAATAA
- a CDS encoding (2Fe-2S)-binding protein produces the protein MELKGQYSRRNFLKVSGLLAGFMAVPSSVKAFYQDVKQYLVPKKNVSRLTLSVNKKTHTLYADTRTTLLDLFREQLNLTGSKKGCDHGQCGACTIHINGERALSCLTLAAMAQGKEITTIEGLANGDDLHPMQKAFVECDGFQCGYCTPGQIMSAVACVNEGHTGSVEEIKEFMSGNLCRCGAYNGIVQSIQKVAAQ, from the coding sequence ATGGAATTAAAAGGACAATACAGTAGGAGAAACTTCCTCAAAGTTTCGGGACTGCTGGCAGGTTTTATGGCTGTTCCCTCTTCAGTAAAGGCATTCTATCAGGATGTAAAGCAATACCTCGTTCCAAAGAAAAATGTATCGAGGCTTACGCTTTCTGTCAATAAAAAGACGCACACGCTGTATGCAGATACCCGTACTACCTTACTGGACCTCTTCAGAGAACAGCTGAACCTCACAGGTTCAAAAAAAGGCTGTGACCACGGACAGTGCGGAGCCTGTACAATACACATTAACGGGGAGCGGGCATTGAGTTGTCTTACCCTGGCAGCAATGGCGCAGGGAAAAGAAATTACAACCATTGAAGGACTTGCTAACGGTGATGACCTTCATCCGATGCAGAAAGCATTCGTGGAATGCGACGGCTTTCAGTGCGGATACTGTACGCCGGGCCAGATCATGTCTGCCGTTGCCTGTGTGAATGAAGGTCATACGGGTTCTGTGGAAGAAATTAAAGAATTTATGAGCGGTAATCTCTGCCGTTGCGGAGCGTATAACGGTATTGTTCAGTCTATCCAAAAAGTTGCAGCACAATGA
- a CDS encoding XdhC family protein → MKEINDIVKAYKKAQIDGLKTALATVVKVEGSSYRQAGARMLVTEDGYLTGAISGGCLEGDALRKAVLAIHQKNNKLVTYDTSNPDDVEFGVQLGCNGIVHILFEYINENTSHNPIGLLEKTTDGRDESVIATVFSLENRNKQTGTVGLVKNQNITISDSGHLSESELKSFSSQVLEKKQNMLTGFSSSEILLQYIPPQTTLVVAGAGNDAKPLVDTASILGWKTVIADGRATHALKKRFPLADEVLLGKPEEIINMTAMDENTVFVLMTHNYNYDLALLKLIIHQPVRYIGLLGPKKRLNRMLDDLKNSGILLGEKELNKLFGPVGIDIGAETSEEIAISIVAEIKAVLSGKNGLSLRDKQEKIHTDILSI, encoded by the coding sequence ATGAAAGAGATTAATGACATTGTAAAAGCTTATAAAAAAGCACAGATTGATGGATTAAAAACAGCGCTGGCTACTGTAGTAAAGGTAGAGGGATCCTCTTACAGGCAGGCCGGCGCAAGAATGCTGGTAACAGAAGACGGATATCTTACCGGTGCCATCAGTGGAGGCTGTCTGGAAGGAGATGCCTTAAGGAAAGCAGTCCTTGCTATTCATCAGAAAAATAACAAACTTGTCACGTATGACACCAGCAATCCGGATGATGTGGAATTTGGGGTACAGCTGGGCTGCAATGGGATTGTTCATATATTATTTGAATACATCAATGAAAATACTTCTCACAACCCTATTGGTCTTCTGGAAAAAACAACTGACGGAAGAGATGAATCGGTCATCGCCACCGTGTTTTCACTGGAAAACAGAAATAAGCAGACCGGAACTGTGGGACTGGTGAAAAATCAAAACATTACGATATCAGATTCAGGCCATCTTTCTGAAAGTGAACTGAAAAGTTTTTCATCACAGGTGCTGGAGAAAAAACAAAATATGCTGACCGGTTTTTCATCTAGTGAAATTTTGCTGCAGTATATTCCTCCGCAGACGACATTGGTGGTTGCCGGCGCGGGAAATGATGCGAAACCCTTGGTAGATACTGCCTCAATTTTAGGCTGGAAAACGGTGATCGCAGATGGCAGGGCCACCCATGCTCTGAAAAAAAGATTTCCTCTTGCCGATGAAGTTTTGCTTGGAAAGCCTGAAGAAATCATTAATATGACAGCCATGGATGAAAACACTGTTTTTGTCCTGATGACGCATAATTACAATTATGATCTTGCTCTTTTAAAGCTTATCATTCACCAGCCGGTACGCTATATAGGGCTGCTGGGACCGAAAAAAAGACTTAACAGAATGCTGGATGATCTTAAAAATTCGGGAATTCTTTTAGGGGAAAAAGAATTAAATAAACTTTTCGGTCCTGTTGGAATAGATATTGGTGCTGAGACTTCGGAAGAGATTGCCATCTCCATAGTTGCAGAGATCAAAGCGGTCTTAAGCGGAAAAAACGGTTTATCCTTACGGGATAAACAAGAAAAAATACATACTGATATTCTCAGTATATAA
- the moaA gene encoding GTP 3',8-cyclase MoaA, whose translation MLTDQFGRTHTYLRISLTDNCNLRCFYCMPEENYDFTPHSKLMQADEIDTLARLFVHKGVDKIRLTGGEPFVRKDASMIIRNLGKLPVQLTCTTNGIRIDDMISGIVEANFHSINISLDTLQKEKFLKITRRDYFDRVVRNIDLLLKHGIKTKINVVAMKGVNDDEIPEFIAFTKSHPVEVRFIEFMPFSGNKWSSNQVMTQKDILDIIGEKYDFFPLPVGFHDTAKGYKINGHQGSFSIISTMSEPFCSGCNRIRLTADGKLKNCLFSKYETDLLTPLRKGEDIVPVIESAIFSKAKIQGGQLDRQFEKINASIIENRSMINIGG comes from the coding sequence ATGCTAACAGACCAATTCGGAAGAACCCATACCTACCTTAGGATATCTTTAACGGATAACTGTAACCTGCGCTGTTTTTACTGTATGCCGGAAGAAAATTACGATTTTACTCCGCATTCAAAACTGATGCAGGCGGATGAAATTGATACTTTAGCCAGGCTTTTTGTTCATAAGGGGGTAGACAAAATCCGGCTGACCGGTGGCGAACCTTTTGTACGAAAAGATGCTTCCATGATCATCCGCAACTTAGGAAAACTGCCCGTACAGCTGACCTGCACTACGAATGGTATCCGTATTGACGATATGATTTCCGGAATTGTCGAGGCGAATTTCCACAGCATTAATATAAGCCTAGATACCTTGCAGAAAGAGAAATTTCTGAAGATTACCCGCCGTGACTATTTTGACCGGGTGGTCCGAAATATTGATCTTTTGCTGAAGCATGGTATAAAGACCAAAATTAATGTGGTGGCGATGAAAGGCGTTAATGATGATGAAATACCGGAATTCATAGCTTTTACAAAAAGCCATCCTGTCGAAGTAAGGTTTATAGAGTTTATGCCTTTCAGCGGGAATAAATGGAGCAGCAACCAGGTAATGACCCAAAAAGATATTCTGGATATTATCGGAGAAAAATACGATTTTTTTCCTCTGCCCGTCGGATTTCATGATACCGCGAAAGGCTATAAGATCAATGGTCACCAAGGAAGTTTTTCCATTATCAGTACCATGAGTGAACCTTTCTGCAGCGGGTGCAACAGGATCAGGCTTACGGCAGACGGAAAACTGAAAAACTGCCTTTTCTCGAAGTATGAAACCGATCTTTTAACACCGTTGCGCAAAGGTGAGGATATTGTACCGGTCATAGAGTCTGCGATCTTTTCGAAAGCAAAAATACAGGGTGGCCAGCTGGACCGGCAATTTGAAAAAATCAATGCGTCGATCATTGAGAACAGAAGTATGATTAATATTGGCGGATAA
- a CDS encoding nucleotidyltransferase family protein, with amino-acid sequence MKNTGIILLAAGNSTRMGSAKQLLLYQNKTLLERTIDTALEVFDTNQIILVLGAHHDDIAFSIRNKDIPTIVNKEWDSGMASSITSGLITLSARYPEMEKCFISVCDQPYLTSQVFLEMFQLYKTSGRGIVTAKYADTLGVPALFSKNYFEELMTITGEQGAKKIIQQHREDAETFGFEDGAIDIDTPSDYDNLKNKK; translated from the coding sequence ATGAAAAATACTGGAATTATATTACTGGCAGCAGGAAATTCTACAAGAATGGGATCTGCAAAACAGCTTTTATTGTATCAGAATAAAACACTTCTCGAAAGAACCATAGATACCGCACTGGAAGTATTTGATACAAACCAGATCATTCTTGTGCTGGGTGCACATCATGATGACATCGCTTTTTCGATAAGAAATAAAGATATACCCACTATCGTAAATAAAGAATGGGATTCCGGAATGGCTTCATCCATTACATCGGGATTAATAACCTTATCTGCCCGTTATCCTGAAATGGAAAAGTGTTTTATTTCCGTTTGTGATCAGCCTTATCTTACCAGTCAGGTATTTTTGGAGATGTTTCAGCTATACAAAACTTCCGGCAGAGGGATCGTCACCGCTAAATATGCAGATACCCTGGGCGTTCCGGCTCTGTTTTCGAAAAACTATTTTGAAGAACTCATGACTATCACAGGTGAACAGGGGGCAAAAAAGATCATTCAACAGCATCGGGAAGACGCAGAAACTTTCGGGTTTGAGGACGGAGCGATTGATATCGACACGCCCTCAGATTATGATAATTTAAAAAATAAAAAATGA